From Chryseobacterium shandongense, the proteins below share one genomic window:
- the traM gene encoding conjugative transposon protein TraM: protein MQDNEKRVSIIVDDDDHNQTSEGSGPEKMNKQRIKKLIIFVLMGIVFLGCLFLIFKPSKEKNSPENAGLNEAVPEATDAGMQSDKQKAYEQDLLEEKEREKRNALTTLSDYWNEDGSATDSEGVAGQQNRDVLDGGEDITAPSHNPTLQSYRSAQNALGSFYSGDNGETIELRRQVDELKDKLAEKELPKPTTVADQLALMEKSYQMAAKYLPSGSGGPSAATDSANRRSPLPTQKEYFVSFTPPRKNIVSALYREPSDSAFAADLSETRNRFFYNAVAKEKAVQPKNSIKAIVHESQTVVGETGVRLRLLEPAQTPQRIIPKGTMVTAGAKFQNGRLQLKVTSIELDGNMIRVDLTIYDWDGQQGLAVPYSPEMSALSEMAGNMSQTGGTSVMLTQNAGQQVASDLSRGVVQGISGYFAKKVRTPKVTLKAGHQVFLVSKK from the coding sequence ATGCAAGACAATGAAAAAAGGGTTAGCATCATCGTGGATGATGACGACCATAACCAAACGTCCGAAGGATCGGGCCCTGAGAAAATGAATAAGCAACGCATTAAGAAGCTTATAATATTCGTGCTCATGGGAATTGTATTCCTGGGCTGCCTGTTTCTCATTTTTAAACCATCGAAAGAAAAGAATTCTCCTGAAAATGCCGGGCTCAATGAGGCGGTTCCGGAGGCTACCGATGCCGGAATGCAATCTGATAAACAAAAAGCCTATGAGCAGGATTTGCTGGAAGAGAAGGAACGGGAAAAGCGTAATGCACTGACAACGCTTTCCGACTACTGGAATGAGGACGGTAGTGCTACAGATAGTGAAGGCGTGGCAGGGCAACAGAACCGTGATGTTCTCGATGGAGGGGAGGATATCACGGCCCCATCCCATAATCCAACGCTGCAAAGTTACCGCAGTGCACAAAATGCGCTGGGCTCTTTTTATAGTGGCGACAATGGGGAAACCATCGAACTGCGTCGACAAGTTGATGAGCTAAAGGATAAACTGGCTGAAAAAGAGTTGCCAAAGCCTACCACTGTAGCCGATCAGTTGGCGCTGATGGAAAAATCGTATCAGATGGCAGCGAAATATCTTCCTTCTGGAAGCGGTGGACCGTCAGCAGCTACCGACAGTGCTAACCGCAGATCCCCTTTACCTACGCAAAAAGAATATTTTGTGTCGTTCACGCCCCCAAGAAAAAACATTGTATCAGCTTTATACCGTGAACCCTCTGACAGTGCTTTTGCGGCAGATTTGAGCGAAACAAGAAATCGGTTTTTTTACAACGCGGTTGCTAAAGAGAAGGCGGTACAGCCAAAAAACAGTATCAAAGCCATTGTACACGAATCCCAGACCGTAGTGGGCGAAACAGGTGTACGTTTACGACTGTTGGAGCCTGCCCAAACCCCGCAACGTATAATCCCCAAAGGAACGATGGTAACGGCCGGTGCAAAATTTCAGAATGGCAGGCTACAGCTAAAAGTTACCTCCATAGAACTCGATGGAAATATGATCCGGGTAGACCTAACCATTTACGACTGGGATGGACAGCAGGGTTTAGCTGTACCGTATTCTCCGGAAATGAGCGCGCTTTCCGAAATGGCGGGCAACATGAGCCAGACCGGCGGCACCAGTGTAATGCTCACGCAGAATGCCGGACAGCAGGTGGCTTCCGACCTGAGCCGCGGAGTGGTACAGGGAATATCGGGCTACTTCGCCAAAAAGGTACGTACGCCGAAAGTAACCCTAAAGGCCGGTCACCAGGTCTTCTTGGTTTCTAAAAAATAA
- a CDS encoding nitrogen regulatory IIA protein, which translates to MKKLKAHMDRYFGKLDNHWQALPMRKQHQYTLYFFLGYLLLTVGATCKVWYDTSKSGNDMVIEHIQNPVLKSKDPAKLQDSASTTLKNKIYARQ; encoded by the coding sequence ATGAAAAAACTTAAAGCACATATGGACAGGTACTTTGGCAAGCTTGATAATCATTGGCAAGCACTACCAATGCGCAAACAGCACCAATATACCCTATACTTCTTTTTGGGCTATCTGCTGCTAACCGTAGGGGCCACTTGCAAAGTATGGTACGATACCTCAAAGTCTGGTAACGATATGGTCATTGAGCATATCCAGAACCCTGTTCTTAAAAGTAAAGATCCTGCAAAGTTGCAGGATAGTGCATCCACAACTTTAAAAAATAAAATATATGCAAGACAATGA
- the traK gene encoding conjugative transposon protein TraK, whose product MEFKTLRNIENSFRQIRLYAIVFASLCIVVVGYAIWQSYHFAEQQRQKIYVLDNGKSLMLALSQDANINRPVEAREHVRRFHELFFTLAPDKRAIESNMKRAFDLADKSAFDYYQDLSEKGYYNRIISGNIQQRIEVDSVVCNFDNYPYSVRTYGQQFIIRSSNVTRRSLMTTCLLVNSVRSDSNPQGFTIEKFAVAENKDLEVIER is encoded by the coding sequence ATGGAATTTAAAACGCTAAGAAATATAGAAAACAGCTTTCGGCAGATTAGATTATATGCCATTGTGTTTGCTTCACTCTGCATTGTGGTGGTGGGATATGCCATTTGGCAATCTTATCATTTCGCGGAGCAGCAGCGCCAAAAAATCTATGTCCTCGACAATGGAAAGTCACTGATGCTGGCTTTATCACAAGATGCCAACATTAACCGTCCTGTTGAAGCCAGAGAGCATGTGCGGCGCTTTCACGAACTCTTTTTCACGCTGGCTCCTGATAAAAGGGCTATTGAGAGCAATATGAAAAGGGCTTTTGACCTCGCCGATAAAAGTGCTTTTGACTATTACCAGGACCTTTCGGAGAAAGGCTATTATAACAGGATCATCTCGGGAAACATCCAGCAGCGAATTGAAGTGGACAGCGTGGTCTGCAACTTTGACAATTATCCTTACTCGGTACGCACGTATGGCCAGCAGTTTATTATCCGCTCCAGCAATGTGACACGACGCAGCCTGATGACTACCTGTCTCCTGGTGAACTCGGTACGGTCGGACAGTAACCCGCAGGGTTTTACAATTGAAAAGTTTGCCGTTGCAGAGAATAAAGACCTGGAAGTTATTGAACGCTAA
- the traJ gene encoding conjugative transposon protein TraJ, with amino-acid sequence MEWDNLHELLRSLYDDMMPLAGDMAAVAKGLAGLGALFYVALKVWQALSRAEPIDLFPLLRPFALGLCIMFFPTIVLGTINAVLSPLVTGTHSILEDQVLDLNKLQEQKDKLEYEAMVRNPETAFMVSDEEFDKKLDELGWSPSDIGTMAGMYMDRQSYKIEKAIKDWFRNLLEILFQAAALVIDTIRTFFLIVLSILGPIAFAISVWDGFQSTLTQWLTRYVSVYLWLPVSDLFSSMLARIQSLILEKDIAMLEDPTYIPDTSNTVYIIFMIIGIIGYFTIPTVTGWVIQAGGAGNFTRNVNQTAMKVGNITGAGAGSVAGNIGGQLLK; translated from the coding sequence ATGGAATGGGATAATCTTCACGAACTCCTTCGTTCGCTCTATGACGATATGATGCCGCTTGCAGGCGACATGGCTGCAGTGGCAAAGGGACTGGCAGGATTGGGCGCACTCTTTTATGTAGCCTTAAAGGTTTGGCAGGCGCTGAGCCGCGCCGAACCAATTGATTTGTTTCCTTTACTTCGTCCTTTCGCTTTGGGGCTTTGTATTATGTTTTTCCCGACCATAGTATTGGGAACCATCAATGCGGTATTAAGCCCCTTGGTGACAGGCACCCATTCTATTTTAGAAGACCAGGTGCTTGACCTTAATAAGCTTCAGGAACAGAAAGACAAGCTGGAATATGAGGCGATGGTCAGAAATCCTGAAACCGCCTTTATGGTTTCGGACGAAGAATTCGATAAGAAACTGGACGAATTGGGGTGGTCACCATCAGACATCGGGACGATGGCCGGTATGTATATGGACCGGCAGTCCTATAAGATTGAAAAAGCCATAAAGGATTGGTTTCGCAATTTATTGGAAATCTTATTTCAAGCGGCAGCTCTGGTTATTGATACAATACGGACTTTCTTTCTAATCGTACTTTCCATATTGGGGCCTATCGCATTTGCCATTTCAGTCTGGGATGGGTTTCAGTCCACACTTACACAGTGGCTCACTAGGTACGTCAGCGTGTACCTGTGGCTTCCTGTTTCCGATCTGTTCAGCTCCATGCTGGCACGGATACAGTCGCTGATCCTGGAGAAAGATATTGCGATGTTAGAAGATCCAACCTATATTCCGGATACTTCCAATACCGTGTATATCATTTTTATGATCATCGGAATCATCGGGTACTTTACTATTCCCACTGTAACAGGATGGGTTATCCAGGCCGGAGGCGCAGGCAACTTTACCCGTAATGTGAATCAGACCGCTATGAAAGTTGGAAATATCACCGGTGCGGGTGCCGGTTCGGTGGCGGGAAATATCGGTGGTCAGCTTCTCAAATAA